In a single window of the Candidatus Krumholzibacteriia bacterium genome:
- the ggt gene encoding gamma-glutamyltransferase — MTRAVALLLALALIAPTAGAADRITGEPFATRSEVMALNAMAATSQPLATQAALEVMRAGGNAIDAAIAANAVLGLVEPTGNGIGGDLFAIVYHAESDALFGLNASGRSPQSLTLEWFEENGHDSIPPYGPLPVTVPGTVDGWFELHDRFGLLSMEQVLAPAIRYAREGFPVSELVAHYWNRSVPILSENPGFTEQMTVDGRAPRDGEIWRNPNLANTLEKIAIEGRDVFYRGEIARTIADFMQENGGFLSYEDFADHRSEWVEPVGTDYRGVTLWELPPNTQGIAANQILEILEGYDLASHGFGSYEHIHLFTEAKKLVFEDRAKYYADPDFCEAPIEALVSEEYAAERRALIDMDRRARSYDAGDPKLEDGDTVYLATADGDGNMVSLIQSNYRGMGSGMTPPGLGFVLQDRGELFTLEEGHCNVYEPGKRPFHTIIPAFVTRDDEPWIAFGVMGGAMQPQGHAQIVMNLVDFGMNLQEAGDAPRIRHRGSSQPTGETMTDGGTLNLETGFDYATIRALLAAGHDVQFALGPYGGYQAVMRDPETGVLIGASESRKDGQAAGF, encoded by the coding sequence ATGACCCGCGCTGTCGCCCTTCTGCTCGCCCTCGCCCTGATCGCCCCCACCGCCGGCGCCGCCGACCGGATCACCGGCGAGCCCTTCGCCACGCGGTCCGAGGTCATGGCCCTGAACGCCATGGCGGCCACCAGCCAACCCCTGGCCACGCAGGCCGCGCTCGAGGTCATGCGCGCGGGCGGCAACGCGATCGACGCGGCGATCGCCGCGAACGCGGTGCTCGGCCTGGTCGAGCCGACCGGCAACGGAATCGGCGGCGATCTCTTCGCGATCGTCTACCACGCCGAGAGCGACGCCCTGTTCGGCCTGAACGCCAGCGGACGCTCGCCGCAGTCGCTGACCCTCGAGTGGTTCGAGGAGAACGGCCACGACTCGATCCCGCCCTACGGCCCGCTGCCGGTGACCGTGCCCGGCACCGTCGACGGCTGGTTCGAACTGCACGACCGCTTCGGTCTGCTGTCCATGGAACAGGTGCTCGCGCCGGCGATCCGCTACGCGCGCGAGGGATTCCCGGTGAGCGAACTGGTGGCCCACTACTGGAACCGCAGCGTGCCGATCCTGTCGGAGAACCCGGGCTTCACCGAGCAGATGACGGTCGACGGCCGCGCGCCGCGCGACGGCGAGATCTGGCGCAACCCCAACCTGGCGAACACGCTCGAGAAGATCGCGATCGAGGGACGTGACGTCTTCTACCGCGGCGAGATCGCGCGCACGATCGCCGACTTCATGCAGGAGAACGGCGGTTTCCTGTCGTACGAGGACTTCGCGGACCATCGCAGCGAGTGGGTCGAGCCCGTCGGCACCGACTACCGCGGCGTCACACTGTGGGAGCTGCCACCGAACACGCAGGGCATCGCCGCCAACCAGATCCTCGAGATCCTCGAGGGCTACGACCTCGCGAGCCACGGCTTCGGTAGCTACGAACACATCCACCTGTTCACCGAGGCCAAGAAGCTGGTGTTCGAGGACCGTGCGAAGTACTACGCCGATCCCGACTTCTGCGAGGCTCCGATCGAGGCGCTGGTGAGCGAGGAGTACGCGGCCGAACGGCGCGCGCTGATCGACATGGACCGCCGCGCACGGAGCTACGACGCCGGCGACCCGAAGCTCGAGGACGGCGACACCGTGTACCTGGCCACCGCCGACGGCGACGGCAACATGGTCAGCCTGATCCAGTCCAACTACCGCGGCATGGGCAGCGGCATGACCCCGCCGGGCCTGGGCTTCGTCCTGCAGGACCGCGGCGAGCTGTTCACGCTCGAAGAGGGCCACTGCAACGTGTACGAGCCCGGCAAGCGTCCCTTCCACACCATCATTCCCGCCTTCGTGACCCGCGACGACGAGCCGTGGATCGCCTTCGGCGTGATGGGTGGCGCCATGCAGCCGCAGGGCCACGCGCAGATCGTCATGAACCTCGTCGACTTCGGCATGAACCTGCAGGAGGCCGGCGACGCCCCGCGCATCCGCCATCGCGGCAGCAGCCAGCCCACCGGCGAGACCATGACCGACGGCGGCACGCTGAACCTCGAGACCGGCTTCGACTACGCGACGATCCGCGCCCTGCTCGCCGCCGGCCACGACGTGCAGTTCGCGCTGGGGCCCTACGGTGGATACCAGGCCGTGATGCGCGACCCCGAAACGGGAGTGCTGATCGGCGCGTCGGAGTCGCGGAAGGACGGACAGGCGGCGGGGTTCTAG
- a CDS encoding right-handed parallel beta-helix repeat-containing protein, with amino-acid sequence MRCPTRARPLPALAGALAFSAVFALVACGDDSGDSGPTNPTPDPVDVGIEFFFPSWADATPDTVVELVHDDDLSDSENGDRLRDAFLALTPGMHLRIGEGTWAVASQLRIDVAADADAPVFVEGAGTIPPLIVRPNTLQNLIDVGLTASARAVAIRGLDLRGGVEVIRLHDATDVWVDDCRLSAASGSGISTAPFLHRRIRVTRCTITGLGENGPGIVLGQAGGTERTEEAVIVANTIHDLTGPFSRGILLHPGSTGSVRRNVVRNVDGAGIVLFGSDDAASTVWRNRVLDVGGPGIQVTRRVVVRNNVVLQTAGAAFLSNERILDGERRLRPGFVDLINNTFVSASGPTAVRLQGWMSGEASGTTMQGNAILTRDGIALRSDTPTSVIGLLNAISGPVDGIDEGFYVGNGLDDFVALTWDLRSTDVIPAAGSALLDQLDDDLPFDIDGRVRRPPYDAGAVERP; translated from the coding sequence ATGCGGTGCCCGACCCGCGCCCGTCCCCTTCCCGCCCTCGCCGGGGCCCTCGCCTTCTCCGCGGTCTTCGCCCTCGTCGCCTGCGGGGACGACTCCGGCGATTCCGGCCCGACGAACCCGACGCCCGATCCCGTCGACGTCGGGATCGAGTTCTTCTTTCCGTCGTGGGCCGACGCCACCCCGGACACGGTCGTCGAGCTGGTCCACGACGACGATCTCAGCGACAGTGAGAACGGCGACCGCCTACGCGATGCCTTCCTCGCGCTGACTCCGGGAATGCACCTGCGCATCGGCGAAGGAACCTGGGCCGTGGCCTCGCAGCTCCGGATCGACGTCGCCGCCGATGCCGACGCACCGGTGTTCGTCGAGGGCGCGGGCACCATCCCACCGCTGATCGTCCGGCCGAACACCCTGCAGAACCTGATCGACGTCGGCCTCACCGCGAGCGCCCGAGCCGTCGCGATCCGCGGCCTCGACCTCCGCGGTGGCGTCGAGGTCATCCGGCTGCACGACGCGACCGACGTCTGGGTCGACGACTGTCGCCTGAGCGCGGCCTCCGGTTCGGGGATCTCGACGGCACCCTTCCTCCACCGCCGGATCCGGGTGACGCGGTGCACGATCACCGGGCTGGGCGAGAACGGACCGGGCATCGTCCTGGGGCAGGCGGGAGGAACCGAGCGCACCGAGGAGGCCGTGATCGTCGCCAATACGATCCATGACCTGACCGGCCCGTTCTCCCGTGGAATCCTGCTGCATCCGGGCAGCACGGGTTCGGTCCGTCGCAACGTCGTGCGGAACGTCGACGGAGCCGGGATCGTGCTCTTCGGCAGTGACGATGCGGCGTCGACCGTGTGGCGGAATCGAGTCCTCGACGTGGGTGGTCCCGGAATCCAGGTCACCCGGCGGGTGGTCGTCCGGAACAACGTCGTCCTGCAGACGGCTGGTGCGGCCTTCCTGTCGAACGAGCGTATCCTTGACGGCGAGCGACGCCTGCGCCCTGGCTTCGTCGACCTGATCAACAACACCTTCGTCAGTGCGAGCGGACCAACGGCGGTCCGGCTGCAGGGCTGGATGTCGGGCGAAGCATCCGGGACCACGATGCAGGGCAACGCGATCCTCACCCGCGACGGAATCGCCCTGCGCAGTGACACACCGACCTCGGTGATCGGCCTGCTCAACGCCATCAGCGGACCCGTCGACGGGATCGACGAGGGATTCTACGTGGGCAACGGCCTCGACGACTTCGTCGCCCTGACCTGGGATCTCAGGTCGACGGACGTCATACCGGCGGCGGGTAGCGCTCTGCTCGACCAGCTCGACGACGACCTTCCCTTCGACATCGACGGTCGGGTGCGGCGCCCGCCCTACGACGCGGGCGCGGTCGAGCGCCCCTGA
- a CDS encoding hemolysin III family protein has product MREADRYTVAEEIAHSITHGVGLLLGIAAQVLLIVFAVRFATPIAVVAASVYGATLVLLYAVSTLYHALPRGRAKRVFEVLDHSAIFLLIAGTYTPYMLVKMPTGWGWSIFGVVWGVAVVGIVLEAVFQGRGRKIQLALYLIMGWMIVVAIEPLLGSLPTGGLVLLGAGGAFYTLGVIFYQWHSLKYHHAVWHLFVLAGSACHVFSVLFYVVGPRSMQ; this is encoded by the coding sequence ATGCGCGAAGCCGACCGTTACACCGTTGCCGAGGAGATCGCCCACAGCATCACCCACGGTGTCGGTCTGTTGCTCGGCATCGCCGCCCAGGTGCTGCTGATCGTCTTCGCCGTGCGCTTCGCCACGCCCATCGCGGTGGTGGCGGCGAGCGTCTACGGAGCGACGCTGGTGTTGCTCTACGCCGTGTCGACCCTCTACCACGCGCTGCCCCGCGGCCGGGCCAAGCGCGTGTTCGAAGTGCTCGACCACTCGGCGATCTTCCTGCTGATCGCGGGGACGTACACGCCCTACATGCTGGTGAAGATGCCCACCGGGTGGGGCTGGTCGATCTTCGGGGTGGTGTGGGGGGTGGCCGTGGTCGGGATCGTGCTCGAGGCGGTGTTCCAGGGACGTGGACGGAAGATCCAGCTCGCACTGTACCTGATCATGGGCTGGATGATCGTCGTCGCCATCGAACCCCTGCTGGGATCCCTGCCGACCGGTGGGCTCGTCCTGCTCGGCGCCGGCGGGGCCTTCTACACGCTCGGCGTGATCTTCTACCAGTGGCATTCCCTGAAGTACCACCACGCCGTGTGGCACCTGTTCGTGCTGGCCGGCAGTGCATGCCACGTGTTCTCGGTCCTGTTCTACGTGGTGGGGCCGCGATCGATGCAGTGA